A part of Miscanthus floridulus cultivar M001 chromosome 6, ASM1932011v1, whole genome shotgun sequence genomic DNA contains:
- the LOC136458582 gene encoding uncharacterized protein encodes MRDKEDDRPVVRRRQEPTVVRTEDDDVASGDEDLDSDGEFEFPFVSRESAEAGAGAAAADELFAGGRIRAFYPVFGRVLDEAAPAPAAPAPRAPLGRLFQLEQARTSSVASTSSSSSSTSASSSTTDTGAGAGLDDASPDSYCLWTPGSSASAASSPSRPPRKSGSTGSIPRWRRIGELVVGRSHSDGREKFLFLSAPPSPARDREHSSPASKAKAKQPPKGSKAAAVATELDTIAAGRRVSYGGAKASTGGGRRTFLPYRQDLVGLFANVRGLSRSHHPF; translated from the coding sequence ATGCGAGACAAGGAGGACGACAGACCGGTTGTCCGCCGCCGCCAGGAACCCACCGTCGTCAGGACGGAGGACGACGACGTGGCTTCCGGCGATGAGGACTTGGACTCGGACGGCGAGTTCGAGTTCCCCTTCGTGAGCCGGGAGTCCGCCGAGGCGGGCGCTGGCGCCGCGGCGGCCGACGAGCTCTTTGCGGGCGGCCGCATCCGGGCGTTCTACCCGGTGTTCGGCCGAGTCCTGGACGAGGCCGCCCCAGCGCCAGCCGCGCCGGCGCCGAGGGCGCCGCTCGGGCGGCTGTTCCAGCTGGAGCAGGCGCGGACATCGTCCGTCGCTTccacgtcctcctcctcctcttccaccTCGGCGTCGTCCTCGACGACGGacacgggcgcgggcgcgggcctcGACGACGCGTCCCCGGACAGCTACTGCCTCTGGACGCCCGGGTCGTCGGCTTCGGCGGCGTCCTCGCCCTCGCGGCCGCCGCGGAAGAGCGGGTCCACGGGCTCCATACCGCGGTGGCGCCGCATCGGGGAGCTCGTCGTCGGGCGCAGCCACAGCGACGGCAGGGAGAAGTTCCTCTTCCTCTCCGCGCCGCCGTCCCCGGCCAGGGACAGGGAGCACTCCTCCCCCGCCTCCAAGGCGAAGGCGAAGCAGCCGCCCAAAGGAAGTaaagccgccgccgtcgccaccgaGCTCGATACGATCGCGGCGGGGCGCCGGGTGTCCTACGGCGGGGCCAAGGCCTCCACCGGCGGCGGCCGGCGCACGTTCCTGCCGTACCGGCAGGACCTCGTGGGGCTGTTCGCCAACGTGCGCGGGCTCAGCCGGAGCCACCACCCGTTCTGA